DNA from Pomacea canaliculata isolate SZHN2017 linkage group LG9, ASM307304v1, whole genome shotgun sequence:
AGATGTCAGGTACTAGTCTGCAGCTATCATCTCTCTCACCACGTCTGTTTTTGTTACTGGTAGCACTTCATTCTGCATGTTCTATTTATTAAATGAACACTTAGATGTATGTAAATTTGTTGGTAATGGTCAGTGAAGATGAATGCTTTTCTATCATGCCTTGAAATCTGTACCTTCACAAATCTTGCATGGCAACTTTGGGTCACTTGTTGCTAATTCATGAGTGCAAACCTATTACCAACAATACCCAATGCTTTTACTCAAAAAACCAAACACCACAGGCAGCAGATGGCCCAGTTAGGAGaaaaaacacagcaacaacTCTGACTACACCCAAAGCAGATTCTACGTCCACTGTATACAGCAAAGATGAAAGCACTGCTGCAGTTTTGCCATATATGATGGTAACACAATCTAACTTCATGAATAACTAGGACCCATGTCACAGTCAACTTCTGAGACAAAAATCTTGCCTAGTCTCCTTCCAAATGCTAGACAACAAATTGTGTGAATCTGTTTTTATCTCGCCATGATGCATGCATCAGTTGGAGCCATTGAAGCAGTCTCAGGTGGTGACTGCAGTGATGTTAAACCCCAGCCCTTGTATTCAAACATGCTGCATGGTCTTTCCAGGCAGGAGACACTCTTCCAGACACTGCAAAAATAGACTGGCGCAGGTCTTTGAAGCTACCACCATTTGTGTCTAATTCTAAGGCATCCACCATTAGCTGTTGTGTTCATTTAAAAGTTTCACACATCTCAATGTTTGGCCAACTCTCTAGCATggacaaaaaaagcaacatatCAAGATGCTCAATACTGATATCTGCAATTTTTCCTACTGTGCCAGTTCAAATGGGTCAACACATCTGACGACTGTACATGGCCTACAAAGTTAAATGACACAACATTGTTAGAACTAAACttctgagaaaagaaaatcaccTTAGGATAGCCAGATCTGCATACTGCTAAAAAATATGAATCAGAACGATGTGTTCATGTGGTCCTAATACCCAACATAAACAATACATAGCATTGTCCAGGCTACTACAACTGCAAGACTAATTTTTAAATTCACAGCAGTGGTGTGAGATATGTTGTCTCTCCATGAAAAACTAACAAGCATATCCTCTTTGCAGACATGAACGtccgacatttttgtctttgtatctGCCATCTGGAAAGGCTGCATTAATTGCAAGAGACAAAGTCCACAAGCTAGGTACACTTAGCGCAATGCACAATTCCTACGCAATCAGGAGTGTATACACAAATTGCTTATTCAAATCAGTCTCTAATCAAATAGACCAACCGGTTTCCAAGAGGATGACAATTGTCCAAAAACATGACtccacatggacacacacaaaaaagcatgAGATGAAAAACTGCGTGCACATCCCTGAAAACAACATTGCAATTGAACTGATTTGTGCCAGCTTTGATGCCAGACACAAGTGCCTGGATTGCACTTCATTCCCAGACCCCCATCCCCACACACTTCCATGCCATCATGTACAGAACTTCCATGTCTGCAATATTTACAGTAGTTAAGATGTAACTGAAAGCACTTTACAATTGACTATTTAAATCAACATCTTTACAAAATGAATCAAAAGAAGCACACACAACAGTATACCATTCTCACTTTACTGAGATTCTGTGTTCTGTGGAATAACAAATAAGTGCACAAGCATTTGTGCATCTACACAATAAATATTCAGCTATGAAATGgttgttaatattttaacaccaaaaaaaattcaaaaaccatttttttttttaattgtacagTTGGTTTTCTTGCATTTCTTGTATAAATCATCGAGTGTTTGGTCGCTTTGCAATTTGTACATGATAGCCCAATGAAAGCAAGAactgcatgcatacatataatGTTATACTTCATTGTGCTCACATCCGGTGGGAAAAGGCATAAATGAAGAATTTGAGTAAACGTAAGATGTAGGAAAATGGTGCGAAGTGTGACCAGAATTGGAAAACTGGTCTCATCACAGATACACCCTTTTCTCGCTGACCTCTTGAAACCAAAGTTTCCAGACAGAACAGACAGAGCAAGACTTAAAGAGGTGTTGACGGACAGTGACAGAGAATGACATTCCAGCCTGACCCACTGGCTGTTTTCTGTGGCAGCAAAACAAATTCAGGCACTCAGAAAAATACCATAAAAACAtataatatacaaaaacaaCCCTGTTACAAGCATGCAGGACCGGAACCGCCACAAAGGGGATGGGGGAGAGACAGCTCAAGATCAAGAAAAGGGAGTTGGGTGAGAAGAAATTATGAAAGAGATCTAATGAATGAGCATCCCTCTGTGGATTTCCTTCCAGCACAGCCAGGTGTTTTTCAGCACAAGCACTCTTGCCCTCAAACCTTGTAGGTGAAATCTGCCACAAAAATGAGATCATAACAATAAATTAATCTCTAATTATTGCCAAAAATGAgcaacatttttacacacacaaggTCATCCATACAAATGTATCGttctctctatatatgtatatatcaatatataatgCAGTGTAATCAGTgcaatgtgtatatatatatagtgttatACTCTGCCTcaactttttattataatatttataatataaataatacctTAAAAAAGACCACAGTCTTTGAGGTTGTTTTTGATAATGACATCTGTAACTGCATCAAAGACGAACTGTACATTGTTCGTGTCTGTGGCACAGGTGAAATGTGTGTAGATCTCCTTTGTATCCTTCTTCTTGTTCAAGTTCTCAAACTGTAGCTGTATGTATGCTGCTGCTTCTTCATATGTGTTGGCTCCTAAAACAGTCATCAAAAGTCTGTCATGGCTGCAACATTCAAGCTGCACAGAAAGCTATTTTCATGCAGCACACAGACTGTAAATGCATTATGTACACAACAGAGATTCTTCACAGTTTATGACTTACAGCAGACAACTCACATTCTTGCTcactcgctctctttctctctcacacacacaatactgcCTCTCCCCACTGCTGAAAAATGATCCACGTGTTACCTGTGTACTCTGGGAAACAAATAGTGAGAGGAGACTTCTtgatcttttcttcaaaaagatCTTTCTTATTCAAAAATAGGATGATAGATGTGTCAGTAAACCATTTGTTGTTGCAGATGGAGTCAAACAACTTCATGCTTTCCATCATTCGATTCTGTAAGCAGATGACCATAAATCTTTGGTCACTTCATGTTATTGCAACAGCAGTCAGAATTACCCAGTAAATGGCACAAGTCTACTTAAACAAGGAATCCGAAATctacaggaagaaaaaaatcaattctcTAACTAGAAAGTTATAAATGTTGACAAGACTTTATAGGTAATACTATACAAGTGCAAAATCTTACCTACATATTCTAAGCCAACTTGGTTTTTGTTTATCAACTTTTCCTCTCtaaaactgaaaacagatgTCATGTCTTCAACAGTGTGAAACACCTTATAAACACATTCTCACCATCTCTTGGTCTTCTGCCAGAGTTAGGTCATACTCGCTCATGGCCACAATGAAAATGATAGCTGTTACTCCCTCAAAACAGTGGATCCACTTTTTCCGTTCTGACCGTTGACCACCAACATCAAACATCCTAATAAGGAAGAGACAAAATCAAGTACATGAATCTCTTTAATGATTTTGGTTAAGTCCAGCAGCAAATGTCACACATCAGTAAAAACCCAAATCAGTGGTGCAGAATGCAACACAAAAAACACGCTAACTCTGAAATATTTAGATTTTGTCGTATTTCAAGGCTAAACAAAGATGTCTTCACAAAGGCAGCCATCAAGACTCACTTGAAATGTAAGTCCTTGAAGGTGAAGTGCGTCTCCACAATGCCAGTGGTCTTGACTCGTGTGCGCAGCACATCTTGTTCTGTGGGAATGTAGCCAGGTGCTGATATTCTGTCCAGAGCATTTAAGTAGCTGTAAGCAGATACACACAATAATCTTAAAATTATGCCTTGTTGTGATGAGTACAAGTATCCAAACAAATGTGTGAAGACAGGCATGTAACTGTATGCATACCATACTCACTATTTTACATGAAGTTTATAAAGGAATTAAATGCTGTAGCCATTTGTGAATGTGCTGCCAGTGGCCGGCGGTGATATAATGGGTATCTGACCTCACGTGACCTGGACAGGTGTTGGCCGCATAGCTGTGACCTGGTTTGCCGAGACCATTCTAGCAGGTGTGTGAGCATGACTGATGCAAGCCTTGTTACCAAGAATGTTTGGCGTGAAAGAGTGCTTGCATGACGGGTAGCAGCTAGATATTTCTAGATGCCTGGTATATTGTATATAAGTTCTGAGAGTGAGTGGACAAGTAGCAGCAATGAGAGAGGTAGTAGAGAAAAACAGGCAACCAGAGTAGCTTTGGAAACACAATCAGGCATGGGTATCTTTGTTCATGTCAGCATGTGTCACTGAAGGAAGTGTTGCAAGATGTGTGTCACCATTTCATCAGCAAGGAGTTCTTTTTAGGTTTCAGCGTTGAGTCGCTGTTAATCATGTTTCGACTTGCGTCATCAAATGCCAGGATATCTGCTGTAACTGAAAGTGTTGTACtgtgttttcaaactttctttgACTGCCAATACTCAGTTTTCTTGAAGACGTTTGCACCATAGATTTGGACCCACAAAATATGCATCGTCGCCAATTAACATATTTCCACCCTTAATGgtaacaaaggaaataaaacaaagcaagcTCACTATTCAGCAGAGTCATTTAGTTGGTATTCTCTGGCCCTGCTGAAGCACTCTTGTATCCCGGAATCTTTCCACAGCCGTTTCATCATAGCTGCCAGCTCTGGTGACATTTCTCCCTCATCAGCATTGCCTGCTAGTGCCAGAAACTGACGAGCATCTTCCTGCACAAAGAAAAATCTAGGTCAATGAGTGTAACtacttttttcaacaaaaaaaattttcttcaaatcttttcttctcctacaaatgagaaacaaaatcttAACTTTTCATTCAGAATTTTGAGACAACATCCTCACTAAGTAACAAATTCAAACACTCATCGAAATACACAGTTCAATGGCAAACATCTCTTCTGGTAACTAAGCTGTTAGGCCTCCTAAATTTTTCTATTCTTCCACAGTTCAAGAAATATAAACACTGGAATGCAAAATGATGCAAAAACACACAGGATGTCCTGCAAGGTGTGCTTCAACCAACCATAACACTAAACTGTTACAAACAGCTGTCAGCAGTGATTAATGCAAGTGATGAGGTGGTGTCTCTGATGTTTGCTGCCTACTACAGAACATCGGAAAAAATGAGGAACAAAACTCAGGGTAATTACAATGTACAGGTTTGCTCATGACTGAGCTGCTTTGTTTCTGAGACAACGATGgggttgacttttttttattgggggtgggtggggcgGCATCTTTGGAAAGAGGCTTCCCTTTAATGTCTAGCTTTCCCCCGACTGCCTTTTCTACGCCGCAGTGCGGCAGGCGGTCATGGGCGGACTAGCATGTGTATGCTGGCCTTGCCTACACCAGGCCTCTCTGGGCAGTGCGCTGGGCGCCATGTCCATCGATCCTTGGCTTCCATTCTCTACCATAAAACCGTTTCATGGCGCACCAAGCACAACAAACCCGCTTCCAAATGTAGGCAACAGCAAATGAGGGCCTTTTCCAAAACAGTATGTACCAGCGGGGAGAAACCAGTCAGGACAGAAGCCACGATTGTCACTGTCGAAGACTTCTACAGTCAGCAACCATTCTCTAGTGCCAAGCTACACACATGCGCGGGcactcctcccctccctctgtGTGGTCACGATGCATTCGTTGTAGATCGAACCACCAAACTAATGTCAATTGTCTATTTGTCATAACCCTCTCCACAGTCTGCCACATCCGCATGCAGTTTGCTTTAAGTGTCGGTCAACTACCGGTCGTCACATTAGCGTGGGGAGTGGAAACCAAAgggacacacacaaaaaagcaacaaagggCGTGGCATCCCACTGCGCCGCCATCTGGGCGAGTAAGCCATGTGGGTTGGTGTCGGTTCACATTAACACCTCTGACCGGCGTCTAGGCAAGCAAGCCGTGTGGGTTGATGTCGGTTCATATTATCACCTCTCACGGTGGCGAAAGCATCGTGCCGGAATGCAATCATCATGCAAGctaccccctccctctcctgcAACATCGCCTCTTCTTCCACAGGAACAACGTAGTGACGTAATCTGTCTAGCGTACAAGCCGACATGTTAAACGGTCTGGGAACATTTTTTAacggaatttaaaaaaaaaatgaaagagtaaTGACGCATAAAGTCGACATCCGCTAAGCCACATGCCGACACGAAATCATTGTGCCCCTCGTACCGGCCACACCAGACATGTCTAAAGGGACAGGGCCTTGGGTGTAGTCCGCTGTCGTGTGAATGCAGATGCGGTGTGTACAGAAAGAACGCAATAAAACTCAACGGGCTGAAACTTCCTCGCCCTCGGGTCTTACATCACTTCATCAATCTTAACTGTTCTTTAATAGGGTGGCGGGGAGGTTGTAAAACCAGCTGCGTATGAGTAAATATTAGTTAATCCAGCAAGAATCACGGATCGTAAACTAAGTAACGTTCAGGATACGTCAGTAGCTTCCCGAAAGAAATGTGGGTCACCCAACTCCTGGGAGCAAAAACAAACGCTGAGCAAACGCATGAGAAAATATCAAGGAGCTCCGTCCATTCATCTGTGCCCCTTGGCTGTGGGGCAGGCAAACTTGCATCaaacatttgatttttatgttcCCCCAAGCGTCCACCACGGCGTGTTCGGCATTTCACCGCCACACTGACGTATAGGAAACGTTGGCTCGCCGCCTCCTGGCTACCTCACGTGGTGTGACGTAAGCCGCTGGCCACGTACTCTACGTCTAATTAGGCTCTTGTTCATGCCCCTGTGCTTTCTTCCATTTACTGGTCGTTTCCATGGCGATACGCGAACACTGTAAATGCCCATTAAACCTCAGGAGATTTATGCGGGCCGACGTGAACTTCACAACCTGTCGCACCTGGGTATCGGAACATTCAAGATAAACAGTTCTGCGCCATTTGCAGATCCGCGCGTATCTCCCAGGTTCTCGTAGTGCGAGTGGCAAAAGCCTGAAACTCAGGAGGCTGTTTAGGCTCTCTTGGCCCCCGCCTCATCCTCTGTCTCCCAAAATCTCCTCGACACTTTCCGTGCAGCTGTATACTTAGTGACACCTGAAGATTGGAGGTTCGACACTGGAGGTTCTAACCCTAGGACTGAGGTATCGAAACActgaggagaaaacaaaagtctGCAGAATAATAAAGTagcaaataatgaaacaatttcCCTATGGATATACCTCACaagagagacaaacacacaccttCTCTGCTATCCCTCCCGTTGCtcttaatttgaaaataacGGTTACGAGATAACAAAATGTGATACATTTTGACAGCGGGTACGGAACCCCAATGGAGTTATGTATAATTAATTTCATTCGCGCCTATTCCTGGTATATTCTTAAGATAGCAGCAGCTATATGTCTTCCTCCAAAAAGGTTTACAGCCCCACTTCGTCTAACTGTTCCCAGGCTGCCAGCACTCTATGAGCCGTTTGGACGAGGAACAAGCGTTTCTGTGTGGCCACCCTTCCTTAATGTGGAACGGCAGCTCACTAAATTCGGCCACAGCCACGGCTCCTGACCTGCCCCCGTCACCTCCAGGCTGCCGCCAGACAGCTTTTTCCGGTAAGTGGCGCCGCTGCTGCTCGTGGTACTGGGGAGCGCCGGGTGCTACTCCGCCGGAATCTTTGATGGGAAGGGCCTCCACCTCCTTAACCGCAAGACTAGCATCAAATGGGCAACGCCATCAccgccatcatcaccaccaccaccgccaccgcactccccaaccccccaaaaaaaccgcACCTTCCGGACACTTAAGAATGAAACGGTTGTTTTCGTAGGAAAACCTGCAAGATGAGAGGATGACAAGTTCCCGTGATGTTTTCACTGGGAAAAAGGTCATGCTGACTTCAGGTGAACTGGCCATTATGTTGTGCTTCGCTATCTACTCAAACAAATGTCAGAGGGGTAGGGGAACGTGTGAACGGAGGATGAGGGTGGAGTAGCTATGCATTTTCTTGTTCGAAACATTCGCGAATTCCCAAAGGCAAAAGTCGTCTATCAACCTCTTGATGGAGTCgaagagggtggtggtggtgtagggACGTGAGCAATTACTGAATACTTCTACGCCAACAAGTTGgttgctttgtgtttttatgcaaGTAAACAGCTAGGGCACAGgaacaatgaacaaatctttatttacaagggtaacagaacaagcaaaaaaatatgatttttacGTCTAGTCCTCCGACTAATTAGTAGAACAAATACATTAAATCAATTAAGAACAATGTAAtaacacagaaaataatgttatgtATAAACATGGTGGTTGATATCTGAATTGATGATTATAATATTGGCTAGAACACTAGTGGCACATGTTTGCTTTGTCGGTATGATTAAGCTGGGTAGGATGCACATGTAATCAAAGGGTTTGGAAAAGGTGTTGAAGGAATCCCACTTTGAATCTGTACAAATTGTCCCTTTCACTGAGCTATTTTTACGTGTGCCGcggacgagatctgaacccgaAACTCCCGAGGGAGCCAGCAGGTTGCAACGACGCCGTTTTACCAGCAGCCACCTTGTTTGATGTCTGTGGCGCCCGTCGTCAGCAGCAACTAAACGAGATGTTTACGTGTCTCGGGTATGATGATGTAAAGTGAGCACAACTACACAGGAATCTTTATGGCCTGTACCCGTGGCACAAGTGATCAAGGCAAGGGAGCAGCGTTTATGCGATTATGACCGACTGCTCCCAGCCTGAACACTGCAAGATTACATAAAGCCTTTTGAATAAGTCAGCAATGGCATGccccaaaacacaaaaatacaggaATGAATCTGCCTCT
Protein-coding regions in this window:
- the LOC112571841 gene encoding guanine nucleotide-binding protein G(i) subunit alpha, with protein sequence MGCVTSQEDKAAMERSKAIDKTLRADGEKAAREVKLLLLGAGESGKSTIVKQMKIIHEKGYTQEECLQYKPVVYSNATQSMIAIIRAMNQLKIEFGHPDRAEDARQFLALAGNADEGEMSPELAAMMKRLWKDSGIQECFSRAREYQLNDSAEYYLNALDRISAPGYIPTEQDVLRTRVKTTGIVETHFTFKDLHFKMFDVGGQRSERKKWIHCFEGVTAIIFIVAMSEYDLTLAEDQEMNRMMESMKLFDSICNNKWFTDTSIILFLNKKDLFEEKIKKSPLTICFPEYTGANTYEEAAAYIQLQFENLNKKKDTKEIYTHFTCATDTNNVQFVFDAVTDVIIKNNLKDCGLF